The proteins below come from a single Desulfovibrio sp. JC022 genomic window:
- a CDS encoding sigma-54-dependent Fis family transcriptional regulator: MGKTEHFGLDFETFARLIDNLHDEIIIYDNNYRMLYVNKACERHYGFTQQEMINMPFWDVVSKHNSWDRPILPLVYEKKLPAKQEQKTYLGLEVLTIAVPLLDNEQEVEYVLLSIRDNFHEGRILHPEELTASNEDPAAAKPEDLIYRSSLMEQTVIAARKVASISAPCLLLGESGCGKSLLAKFIHANSKRAEKPFVVVNCAAIPHELFESELFGHVEGAFSGATKARGGLIAKAEGGTLFLDEISELPLSMQAKLLYAVQELEYRPVGSSSPVKADVRILAASNRNMERMVETGAFRQDLYFRLNVFDIVIPPLRDRQEDLIPLLHYFFNRYGKTHGKGKRLSSAAQNLLCQYSWPGNIRELAHLVERLVVTVEEEIITMDHIPSSIYETTATPISPLTSAESLDDALETVERQMIMDAVAKHGSSRKVASALKISQSRASRLIRKYQIKSNY, from the coding sequence ATGGGCAAAACAGAACATTTCGGACTGGACTTCGAGACATTTGCGAGACTTATCGACAATCTTCATGATGAAATCATCATCTACGATAACAACTATCGCATGCTCTACGTAAACAAGGCCTGTGAGCGTCATTACGGATTTACTCAGCAGGAAATGATCAATATGCCTTTCTGGGATGTGGTCAGTAAACACAATTCATGGGACCGCCCCATCCTGCCTCTTGTCTATGAAAAAAAGCTCCCGGCTAAACAGGAACAGAAAACATATCTGGGCCTTGAAGTACTGACCATTGCAGTCCCCCTGCTGGATAACGAGCAGGAAGTTGAATACGTACTGCTCAGCATTCGTGACAATTTCCATGAAGGGCGTATTCTCCACCCTGAAGAACTTACTGCCAGCAACGAAGACCCTGCCGCGGCCAAGCCTGAAGACCTGATTTATCGCAGTTCATTGATGGAACAGACCGTCATTGCTGCCCGCAAGGTTGCTTCCATCAGCGCCCCCTGCCTACTTCTGGGTGAATCGGGGTGCGGTAAAAGTTTGCTGGCAAAATTCATCCACGCCAACAGCAAACGGGCTGAAAAACCATTTGTGGTGGTCAACTGTGCAGCCATCCCACATGAACTTTTTGAGTCGGAACTCTTCGGACACGTTGAGGGAGCATTTTCCGGAGCAACCAAAGCACGCGGCGGACTTATTGCCAAAGCTGAGGGCGGTACACTGTTTCTTGATGAAATTTCCGAGCTGCCCCTGTCCATGCAGGCCAAACTCCTCTATGCGGTGCAGGAACTTGAATACCGTCCGGTGGGCAGCTCTTCGCCGGTTAAAGCCGATGTACGCATTCTGGCCGCCTCCAACCGCAATATGGAACGCATGGTTGAAACCGGAGCTTTCAGGCAGGACCTCTATTTCCGGCTCAATGTTTTCGACATCGTTATCCCGCCCCTGCGCGACCGCCAGGAAGACCTGATTCCCCTGCTGCACTACTTTTTCAACCGCTACGGCAAAACACACGGCAAAGGCAAACGCCTTTCCTCCGCTGCGCAAAACCTGCTCTGCCAATACTCATGGCCCGGAAACATCCGCGAACTGGCCCATCTTGTGGAACGTCTGGTGGTAACTGTGGAGGAAGAGATCATCACCATGGACCACATTCCGTCTTCCATTTACGAAACCACAGCCACTCCCATTTCGCCTCTGACTTCCGCAGAAAGCCTTGACGATGCCCTTGAAACAGTGGAACGCCAAATGATTATGGATGCCGTTGCCAAACATGGCAGCAGTCGCAAGGTAGCTTCAGCCTTAAAAATCAGCCAATCCCGAGCCTCCCGCCTGATTAGAAAATATCAAATCAAATCGAACTACTAG
- a CDS encoding 4-amino-4-deoxy-L-arabinose transferase — protein sequence MKSYLLVACSVILGVLGQLFMKKGMTVLGPLGDPSIMTAFAIVFQPWVFGGLVSYGLAMMIWVAVLSRLDLSYAYPLLSSGYVLVAIGSWWMFGDQISATRWAGILVISAGVVLTAKK from the coding sequence ATGAAATCCTACCTTCTTGTTGCCTGCTCGGTGATTCTCGGTGTTCTGGGGCAGCTTTTCATGAAAAAGGGTATGACCGTACTAGGCCCGCTGGGCGATCCGTCCATCATGACCGCTTTTGCCATTGTATTTCAGCCGTGGGTATTCGGAGGCCTTGTCTCCTATGGATTGGCTATGATGATCTGGGTGGCGGTCTTAAGCCGTCTGGATCTCAGTTATGCCTATCCGCTGCTTAGTTCCGGTTACGTGCTGGTGGCTATCGGCTCTTGGTGGATGTTCGGGGATCAAATTTCAGCAACACGCTGGGCCGGAATTCTGGTAATATCAGCAGGAGTAGTACTCACGGCCAAAAAATGA
- a CDS encoding ATP-binding protein, producing the protein MNKPLFMNRRFSANLKNMSISAEMVRQCRAILPMDEKTGQNIDLAVSEAVSNAIRHSNSPEDSSIALRLISDGTKLIIEVEDSGPGFDFELIQTPDLNTPQEGGYGLFLIKQVMDSVKYERRQDGNILTMEKQLAPKGDK; encoded by the coding sequence ATGAACAAACCACTTTTCATGAACCGCAGATTCAGCGCGAACCTGAAAAATATGTCCATCAGTGCAGAAATGGTCAGACAATGCAGGGCCATCCTGCCTATGGACGAAAAAACAGGGCAGAATATCGATCTTGCTGTTTCCGAAGCAGTCTCCAACGCGATCCGGCACAGTAATTCTCCAGAGGATTCCAGCATTGCCCTGCGCTTAATCTCAGATGGGACCAAATTAATTATCGAAGTGGAAGATTCAGGGCCTGGATTTGATTTTGAATTGATCCAGACTCCTGACCTTAATACCCCGCAGGAAGGCGGCTACGGTCTATTTTTGATCAAACAAGTCATGGACTCGGTAAAATATGAACGCAGACAGGACGGAAATATCCTGACCATGGAAAAACAACTTGCACCGAAAGGGGATAAATAA
- a CDS encoding PAS domain-containing protein, which translates to MTFEELLAITAKPVIVADINGIITAINAPFTIEFGWTESGLVGKSLTTIIPSALRDAHQLGFSAYASTGHASLLGQHLDLEIVKEDGSVVLADHYILSGTVNGRKTFAAQITSRQEG; encoded by the coding sequence ATGACCTTCGAAGAACTTCTCGCCATCACCGCCAAGCCGGTTATTGTTGCTGATATCAACGGGATTATCACGGCAATTAACGCCCCCTTTACCATAGAATTCGGCTGGACCGAATCCGGCCTTGTAGGTAAATCACTGACGACCATTATTCCCTCCGCGCTAAGAGATGCCCATCAGTTAGGCTTTTCGGCTTATGCTTCAACAGGACACGCATCCTTGCTGGGCCAACATCTCGACCTTGAAATAGTGAAAGAGGACGGTTCTGTTGTACTTGCAGACCACTACATACTAAGCGGAACCGTTAATGGACGAAAAACATTTGCTGCACAGATAACATCCCGGCAGGAAGGCTGA
- a CDS encoding SpoIIE family protein phosphatase, with the protein MKPRILFVDDDPNILTSFRSLLRKEFKIDTADHPEKGLALFKENGPYPVVVSDLKMPDMNGLEFLVEIEKLDEDVIGIILTGHADIKAALTALNQGHVFRFLTKPAERDTITSVINAGLEQHKLITGNKHKARIIKEDLAAAAFIQKSFLPQETCTMGNVCLNWLFKPSGDVGGDMFNLVPLDTDKTSFYLLDISGHGVSAALAAISVSRLLSRSDHFTAQQNKVIPPSELLKQLDADFPIERMNKHFTMFYSVISKSKKTLTYSSAGHLPPLLLRKDGSIEHLDKGGSVIGINAGIPFEQDTVPFHPGDRLISYTDGLSEYESPSGEQFGSPRLESCVLDHNKKTSKQLLDGVYNEMLAFGDNRPLQDDVTICCLEFTGEQS; encoded by the coding sequence ATGAAGCCCAGAATTCTCTTTGTGGACGACGACCCGAATATACTTACTTCCTTTCGTAGTCTGCTGCGTAAAGAATTTAAAATTGATACTGCCGACCATCCCGAAAAAGGGCTGGCACTTTTTAAAGAGAACGGCCCATATCCCGTTGTTGTGTCCGACCTTAAAATGCCGGATATGAACGGACTGGAATTCCTTGTAGAAATTGAAAAGCTGGATGAAGACGTTATCGGGATAATCCTGACCGGGCATGCGGACATCAAGGCAGCTCTTACGGCCCTGAATCAAGGACACGTTTTCCGTTTTCTGACCAAACCTGCGGAGCGTGACACAATCACCAGTGTCATCAACGCCGGGCTGGAGCAGCATAAACTGATTACCGGCAATAAACATAAGGCCCGTATCATCAAAGAAGATCTGGCGGCTGCGGCTTTCATCCAAAAAAGTTTCCTGCCTCAAGAAACATGCACTATGGGCAATGTCTGCTTAAACTGGCTGTTCAAGCCAAGCGGGGACGTTGGCGGAGACATGTTCAATCTGGTTCCCCTTGATACGGACAAAACCTCCTTTTACCTGCTGGATATCAGCGGACATGGAGTTTCTGCTGCATTGGCGGCGATCTCCGTCTCCCGATTGCTCTCACGCTCTGATCATTTCACCGCACAACAGAACAAGGTAATTCCTCCGTCAGAACTACTCAAACAACTTGATGCAGACTTTCCCATTGAACGAATGAATAAACATTTCACCATGTTCTACAGTGTGATCAGCAAATCAAAAAAGACCCTTACATACAGCAGTGCCGGACACCTGCCGCCACTTCTGCTGCGCAAGGACGGCAGCATTGAACACCTGGATAAAGGCGGTAGCGTCATCGGTATAAATGCGGGAATACCTTTTGAGCAGGACACCGTCCCCTTCCATCCCGGAGACCGCCTCATCAGCTACACCGACGGACTTTCAGAATATGAATCTCCAAGCGGAGAACAATTCGGATCACCACGCCTAGAATCCTGTGTACTTGATCACAACAAAAAAACATCAAAACAATTGCTGGACGGAGTCTATAATGAAATGCTGGCCTTTGGCGACAATCGGCCCCTGCAAGACGATGTAACCATCTGCTGCCTTGAATTCACCGGGGAACAATCATGA
- a CDS encoding metallophosphoesterase yields MSSKSLPYDIYSSLARRMGEEAVSRRLRMQVDHAASIYGKGFGRIHLENLDTFINFVDAALRLSRMRERGRRNSLDFKIVKNEVIIPGLPEQFDEFKILHLTDIHIDGFIDGGETLFSMISPLRCDICVFTGDYRLLTHHSHKPSAIGMSRLVTQINAPHGVYGILGNHDFIEQVPELEESGMRILLNEGQIIKHNGEDLFLAGVDDPHFYGTHDLGRAFRSRPQGCPTILLSHSPELYAEAAARSVELYICGHTHGGQICLPGGIPIITHATCPRSMTSGSWRHKNMSGYTSRGAGCSGVQARFNCPPEITIHTLRCTGDGA; encoded by the coding sequence ATGAGTTCCAAATCTCTGCCATACGATATTTATTCATCGCTCGCCCGGCGCATGGGTGAAGAAGCTGTTTCCCGGCGTTTGAGAATGCAGGTTGACCATGCCGCTTCAATATATGGGAAAGGGTTCGGACGCATTCATCTGGAAAATCTGGATACTTTTATAAATTTTGTGGACGCGGCGTTGCGTCTGAGCAGAATGCGTGAACGGGGCAGGCGTAACAGCCTTGATTTTAAGATAGTTAAGAACGAAGTTATTATCCCCGGACTACCGGAACAATTTGATGAATTCAAAATACTCCACCTGACTGACATCCACATTGACGGTTTCATTGACGGCGGCGAGACCCTTTTTTCCATGATTTCCCCTCTGCGCTGCGATATTTGCGTATTTACCGGGGATTACCGTTTACTTACCCACCACAGCCATAAACCTTCCGCCATAGGAATGTCCCGGCTGGTCACCCAGATAAATGCTCCCCACGGAGTCTACGGTATACTGGGAAATCACGATTTCATTGAACAAGTACCTGAACTTGAGGAAAGCGGGATGCGCATTCTGCTTAACGAAGGGCAAATCATCAAACATAACGGGGAGGATCTGTTTCTTGCCGGGGTGGATGATCCTCATTTCTACGGCACCCATGACCTTGGTCGGGCCTTTAGATCCCGGCCTCAAGGCTGCCCTACAATTCTGCTCAGCCACTCCCCTGAACTGTATGCGGAAGCTGCCGCCCGTTCCGTGGAACTATATATCTGCGGTCATACCCATGGCGGTCAAATCTGCCTCCCCGGAGGAATTCCGATCATCACCCACGCAACCTGTCCCCGCTCTATGACATCTGGCAGCTGGAGGCACAAAAATATGTCCGGCTACACTTCGCGCGGAGCCGGATGTTCCGGTGTGCAGGCCCGATTCAATTGCCCACCGGAAATCACAATTCATACCCTACGTTGTACCGGAGACGGAGCATGA
- a CDS encoding EamA family transporter has translation MEYLLVVLSVTMTTLGQIFQKLGAVRIKEEMSGGKSVIAAAANIHIFMGITALGLGAFLWLMVLSRMELSLAYPMMSLGYVLVTIASKYFFKEEIPMHRYIGIATIILGIVLISRS, from the coding sequence ATGGAATACCTGCTTGTCGTCCTCTCAGTGACCATGACAACTCTGGGTCAGATTTTCCAGAAGCTTGGCGCGGTGCGGATCAAGGAAGAAATGTCCGGGGGCAAATCTGTTATTGCCGCCGCAGCAAACATCCATATCTTCATGGGCATCACCGCCCTTGGACTGGGGGCTTTTCTGTGGCTCATGGTCCTTTCGCGCATGGAGCTGAGCCTTGCATATCCTATGATGAGTCTAGGCTACGTACTGGTAACCATCGCCTCAAAATATTTCTTTAAAGAGGAAATCCCCATGCACCGTTATATCGGCATCGCAACCATCATACTGGGCATCGTCCTGATTTCAAGGAGCTAG
- a CDS encoding PAS domain S-box protein — MKGRDELIIELRSVIGRLEAVLSSIDEAILWTDDKGKAKWCNDSFARLIGLKRIFIMGKPVIEMFPLCQREQELPPEAHPLSVALRNQSSQQGNYTFGSGNIPFVVKVQYLQSLEGPPTTIIIARDSSKEKELAEYRIQGAALSAAADAIVILDNLGRVHWINKAFTSMTGYRFDEVYGKTLKVLKSGKQPPAFYKELWSTILAGKSWTGELINRRKNGEMYYEEQTITPVMDANGKVSNFIAIKSDITEKKLAQKSLEDREAKLSALFNGVIDAIITADSTGKILTINPAAEKIFGYDSGELVGKNVRVLVPPELRANHDRFIRRYLKKGIAKILGIGREAEAVRKDGSRFPIDLSINEIRTPDAVMFTAIVRDISERKEQERQLRMLNEQLEQLVDERTADLTRKTEELTVEVAERKKAETEIRQNRELLRSLLDGISAAFLIIDLEKRTIAETNEVAENMFGLSRGKILGRNCDRIFADQGQYLEEICPRSYETESIRETIILDNDGHTLPVTRHVLPITIGSRPHLAVILFDISERKNLERKLEMARKLESIGRLASGIAHEINTPIQYVGNSVLFQKEAFADFLKIHKMDSRILDECRKSGLFPDLLKKRDRVAEDEDLEFLVDEIPQSCDRAQEGVSRVAGIVQAMKDFSHPGQQKKQPANINNLITNTATVSRNEWKYFAEIDMQLGDIPLVNCFQGNINQVLLNMIVNAAHAIKDKYEGTGQTGTIVVSTYLDGDEVLISISDDGTGIPESVKDKIFEPFFTTKKVGEGSGQGLAIAHDIIVAKHGGTIDLESTQDEGTTFTIKLPLS, encoded by the coding sequence ATGAAAGGGCGGGATGAACTTATTATCGAACTCCGTTCCGTAATAGGACGGCTTGAAGCGGTGCTTAGCTCAATTGATGAAGCTATCCTCTGGACCGACGATAAAGGCAAGGCAAAATGGTGCAATGACAGCTTTGCGCGATTAATCGGTTTGAAACGCATATTCATCATGGGCAAACCTGTTATAGAAATGTTTCCTCTCTGCCAGCGGGAACAGGAACTGCCTCCAGAAGCTCACCCCCTTTCTGTAGCCCTGCGCAATCAAAGCTCGCAACAAGGAAACTACACCTTCGGATCTGGCAACATTCCTTTTGTTGTCAAAGTTCAATATCTCCAATCGCTGGAAGGACCGCCTACAACCATTATTATCGCCCGAGATTCGTCAAAAGAAAAAGAACTGGCCGAATATCGCATTCAGGGAGCCGCCCTCTCCGCAGCTGCAGATGCCATTGTCATTTTGGACAACTTAGGGCGCGTACATTGGATCAACAAAGCCTTCACCTCCATGACCGGATACCGTTTTGACGAAGTTTACGGCAAAACTCTGAAAGTTCTCAAATCGGGAAAGCAGCCACCTGCATTTTATAAAGAGCTATGGTCTACAATCCTTGCCGGTAAATCATGGACCGGAGAACTTATAAACCGTCGCAAAAATGGCGAAATGTACTATGAAGAGCAAACCATCACCCCGGTAATGGATGCAAATGGAAAGGTCAGCAACTTTATTGCCATCAAAAGTGACATCACCGAAAAGAAACTGGCCCAAAAATCCCTCGAAGACCGTGAAGCCAAGCTATCCGCTCTCTTCAATGGAGTTATCGATGCCATTATCACTGCCGATTCAACAGGTAAAATATTAACCATAAATCCGGCAGCAGAAAAAATTTTCGGTTACGATTCCGGTGAACTTGTTGGAAAAAATGTAAGAGTTCTTGTACCCCCAGAACTGAGAGCTAACCATGACCGCTTTATCAGGCGTTATTTGAAAAAAGGCATAGCTAAAATTCTCGGGATAGGGAGAGAAGCAGAAGCAGTACGCAAGGATGGTTCACGTTTTCCCATCGACCTTTCTATCAATGAGATTCGTACCCCGGATGCTGTCATGTTCACTGCTATTGTGCGTGATATTTCTGAACGCAAAGAGCAGGAACGACAGCTTCGAATGCTCAACGAACAATTGGAGCAATTGGTTGATGAACGCACCGCAGACCTGACCCGCAAAACTGAAGAGCTTACCGTAGAGGTAGCTGAGCGTAAAAAAGCCGAAACAGAAATACGCCAGAACAGGGAATTGTTGCGTTCTCTGCTGGATGGAATTTCCGCAGCCTTCCTTATTATCGACCTTGAAAAAAGAACCATTGCCGAAACAAATGAAGTAGCGGAAAACATGTTCGGGCTATCAAGGGGAAAAATTCTGGGCCGCAATTGCGATCGAATCTTTGCCGATCAAGGTCAATATCTGGAAGAAATATGTCCCAGATCATATGAAACAGAATCCATCAGGGAAACTATAATTCTCGACAACGACGGGCACACCCTGCCTGTTACCCGTCATGTTCTGCCTATAACCATAGGTTCCCGTCCGCATCTGGCTGTAATTCTGTTTGATATTTCAGAACGTAAGAATCTTGAGCGTAAGCTGGAAATGGCCCGCAAGCTTGAATCCATCGGCAGATTGGCATCCGGCATTGCCCATGAAATTAATACCCCCATTCAATATGTAGGCAACTCAGTCCTTTTTCAAAAAGAAGCATTTGCAGATTTTCTGAAAATTCACAAAATGGACAGCCGCATTCTTGATGAGTGCCGTAAATCCGGTCTTTTCCCGGATTTGCTGAAAAAACGTGACCGAGTTGCAGAAGACGAAGATCTTGAATTTCTAGTCGATGAAATCCCACAATCCTGTGACCGCGCTCAGGAAGGAGTCAGCCGCGTTGCCGGAATTGTGCAGGCAATGAAAGATTTTTCACATCCCGGACAACAGAAGAAACAACCTGCGAATATAAATAATTTGATTACCAACACGGCTACAGTTTCACGCAATGAATGGAAGTATTTTGCTGAAATTGACATGCAGCTTGGGGACATACCGCTGGTCAACTGCTTTCAAGGCAACATAAATCAGGTCCTACTGAACATGATCGTCAACGCCGCCCACGCCATCAAGGATAAATATGAAGGAACAGGTCAAACCGGAACAATAGTTGTTTCCACATATTTGGATGGAGATGAGGTGTTAATCAGCATCAGCGACGACGGAACCGGTATCCCCGAATCGGTCAAAGATAAAATATTCGAGCCTTTTTTTACGACTAAAAAAGTAGGAGAAGGCAGCGGGCAAGGACTCGCTATTGCTCACGATATTATCGTTGCCAAGCACGGCGGAACCATAGACCTTGAATCCACCCAAGATGAAGGCACAACTTTTACAATTAAACTGCCCCTCAGTTAA